In Flavivirga abyssicola, the following are encoded in one genomic region:
- a CDS encoding 50S ribosomal protein L25/general stress protein Ctc: MKSITINGSQRESVGKKATKALRNAGQVPCVLYGGDKPVHFAAAELAFSKLVYTPNAHTVVIALDNGETFNAVLQDIQFHPVTDRILHIDFYQLFEDKEIALNIPVQLVGNSRGVKNGGVLRRNNRKLRIKALPVNLPDFIEIDITPLKIGDKVAVGDLLNDKYSFLHTDNTVVCQIKTSRVAVEDEEDEEEEGAEAPAAEGAEAAPAAQE; encoded by the coding sequence ATGAAATCAATTACAATCAACGGATCTCAAAGAGAAAGCGTGGGCAAAAAAGCGACAAAAGCCTTACGTAATGCTGGTCAGGTTCCTTGCGTATTATACGGAGGAGATAAGCCAGTTCATTTCGCAGCAGCAGAATTAGCATTCTCTAAACTTGTATACACACCAAATGCGCATACAGTTGTGATTGCTTTAGATAATGGAGAAACTTTTAATGCAGTACTTCAAGATATTCAATTCCACCCAGTTACAGATAGAATTTTACATATAGATTTCTATCAATTATTTGAAGATAAAGAAATTGCTTTAAATATTCCAGTTCAACTTGTAGGGAATTCAAGAGGTGTTAAAAATGGTGGTGTTCTAAGAAGAAACAATAGAAAGTTACGTATTAAAGCACTTCCAGTGAACTTACCAGATTTTATTGAGATAGATATTACACCTTTAAAAATTGGAGATAAAGTTGCAGTAGGAGATTTATTAAATGACAAATATTCCTTTTTACATACAGACAACACTGTAGTATGTCAAATTAAGACTTCTAGAGTGGCGGTTGAAGATGAAGAGGATGAAGAAGAAGAAGGTGCAGAAGCACCAGCAGCTGAAGGAGCAGAAGCAGCACCAGCAGCTCAAGAATAG